One Paralichthys olivaceus isolate ysfri-2021 chromosome 21, ASM2471397v2, whole genome shotgun sequence genomic window carries:
- the LOC109641983 gene encoding mucin-13 — MAGKYNVFFVLWFVVASFASERPPRPNSIGLMQQPFNEAPAPTAGPPVPGTTGAPDPTAGPPLPGTTGAPAPTAGPPPPGTTGAPAPTAGPPPPGTTGAPAPTAGPPPPGTTGAPAPTAGPPVPGTTGAPAPTAGPPPPGTTGAPAPTAGPPVPGTTGAPAPTAGPPPPGTTGAPAPTAGPPVPGTTGAPDPTAGPPLPGTTGATGSGGPFTSSLPSSTTAPDPCHINPCGRGSTCAARADQTFVCLCLLGDNYNYISKTCENAKVFLGELSLPDLTYKPEMQNMESREFKDAALTIAIQLSDAFPEDGFSNATVLSLKEIVQRRVGSESKPGVTASIEINFNTNSKITTNDVVDRIEKADGLLGTATYQAEDLCKGQPCDDETTTCDSENGSFNCSCREYYVNMDYSSRICVACPTGEKTVDSMHCVKCEFGYSGFNCLESWKLKLVIVGSVLGGLLLITLILLPILQLRRSPKKSNKKNEYVDIGKPYVSHPPAKSPLANGNGSFINSQTPAFQGSGFEGAGMPRIPRATAKSSWDSRTNLEMIPSNSRQNLVPVDRNSRLYDSADDVSSYTGPQSNYYAPARPRSNPYAQNRPQNNPYAQNQGQTNPYTQNDGKW, encoded by the exons CAAGCGAACGTCCTCCGAGGCCAAATTCCATTGGTTTAATGCAACAACCCTTCAACGAAGCACCAGCTCCAACTGCTGGACCTCCGGTGCCTGGAACAACGGGAGCACCAGATCCAACTGCTGGACCTCCACTGCCTGGAACAACGGGAGCACCAGCTCCAACTGCTGGACCTCCACCGCCTGGAACAACGGGAGCACCAGCTCCAACTGCTGGACCTCCACCGCCTGGAACAACGGGAGCACCAGCTCCAACTGCTGGACCTCCACCGCCTGGAACAACGGGAGCACCAGCTCCAACTGCTGGACCTCCGGTGCCTGGAACAACGGGAGCACCAGCTCCAACTGCTGGACCTCCACCGCCTGGAACAACGGGAGCACCAGCTCCAACTGCTGGACCTCCGGTGCCTGGAACAACGGGAGCACCAGCTCCAACTGCTGGACCTCCACCGCCTGGAACAACGGGAGCACCAGCTCCAACTGCTGGACCTCCGGTGCCTGGAACAACGGGAGCACCAGATCCAACTGCTGGACCTCCACTGCCTGGAACAACGGGAGCAACAGGTTCAGGTGGACCATTCACATCGTCATTGCCTTCTTCAACAACAGCACCAG ATCCTTGTCACATCAACCCATGCGGCCGGGGGAGCACCTGTGCAGCCCGTGCCGATCAGACCTTTGTATGCTTGTGCTTGCTGGGTGATAACTACAATTATATCAGCAAGACTTGTGAGAATG ccaAAGTTTTCCTTGGAGAACTTTCCCTGCCGGATTTAACCTACAAGCCAGAAATGCAAAACATGGAATCACGAGAATTTAAAGATGCTGCGCTAACAATTGCTATTCAG CTGTCTGATGCTTTCCCTGAAGATGGTTTCTCTAATGCTACAGTGCTCTCACTCAA GGAAATTGTACAGAGAAGAGTTGGGTCAGAGTCAAAGCCCGGGGTCACAGCATCAATAGAGATCAACTTTAACACGAATTCTAAGATCACAACAAATGATGTTGTGGATAGGATTGAAAAGGCTGATGGCCTACTGGGAACTGCAACTTACCAAG CGGAAGATCTGTGCAAGGGGCAACCCTGTGATGATGAGACTACCACTTGCGATTCGGAAAATGGATCTTTTAACTGTAGCTGTCGGGAATACTACGTCAATATGGactacagcagcagaatatGCGTCG CTTGTCCCACTGGGGAGAAAACAGTGGATTCCATGCATTGTGTCAA gTGTGAGTTTGGTTATTCTGGTTTCAACTGCTTGGAAT CCTGGAAGCTAAAACTGGTTATCGTTGGCTCCGTGCTCGGGGGACTGCTGCTCATTACACTCATCCTTCTGCCCATACTGCAACTGAG GAGATCCCCAAAGAAGAGCAACAAGAAGAACGAATATGTAGACATCGGGAAACCTTATGTCAGTCACCCTCCTGCCAAGTCACCGCTGGCTAACGGTAACGGCAGCTTCATTAACAGCCAGACACCCGCATTTCAGGGGTCGGGCTTTGAAGGGGCTGGGATGCCCAGAATCCCTCGAGCAACAGCTAAAAGCAGCTGGGACAGCAGGACCAACCTGGAGATGATTCCCAGCAACAGCCGGCAAAACCTGGTCCCTGTGGACAGAAACTCG CGCCTCTACGACTCGGCCGATGACGTGAGCTCATACACTGGACCCCAGAGCAACTACTATGCACCAGCACGACCACGGAGCAACCCATACGCCCAGAATCGACCTCAGAACAACCCGTATGCTCAGAACCAGGGCCAGACCAATCCTTACACGCAAAACGATGGAAAATGGTAG